One stretch of Zerene cesonia ecotype Mississippi chromosome 20, Zerene_cesonia_1.1, whole genome shotgun sequence DNA includes these proteins:
- the LOC119834909 gene encoding CAP-Gly domain-containing linker protein 1 isoform X1, with translation MNEKNEPIMEAGGVPPAPSSASSDTASTISTATSTVPRSEASRPTTFSKPSGLKPPSKIGRLCSNSAPKPAVPISPRADGSSSDARKFSDDSSRKHLSDLIEVEEDEVTSSLPDRPRMHRKASTSSRSSLTSMDALWEKHPRRLSEAGLRRSSDHSVVLTEDTDSFIIGERVWVGGTKPGQIAYIGETQFAPGDWAGIVLDDPIGKNDGSVAGVRYFQCPEKRGVFSRLTRLTREPLVSHAPHDASPVSDAGSVFERPPSGSARQQRRALSPNGSIRSIVSSKMNASISTTTGGDLRMGDRVIVSSSRGSKAGTLRYVGVTDFASGVWAGVELDDPIGKNDGSVDGKRYFECAPRFGLFAPISKVSRSPSNRKPGACAIHSNGRATPLRRSNSRESLTSLGTSIASSRAGVRLGVTSLGSQRVGAPRASSTPVSAKNALQELLREKQHHLERLMRERELERSEIAKVSLQADRAENALAQIQKEASEANSENAKLKAELEKLNKLLEDEKQKVEDLMFRNEEENINKEDYYRYKEAMERERTVREKHIRELEAEVALQAARAETTASALQALEEQRTAEMTAIAEQHKEELVAAQTLSTELQKLLDEAYALLKEKENEKDSLGRSMSEELTKVKLESEKALLEAKTKMAISQTEFDTQLSVLTSKLQLVESKLETEKQNVERLNKDNSQIITDLNAKLTQLQATVDDKTLELNKVLGASKEHEVNLNKEISKLKMELSAKILDIEQLQDARSKQDAQCKSLHDEIERVKDELNTKIAEYESVLNEASQQEEKNKLEILRLQQDLSAKMKDYDKLLNESNITNETNEKVINEYKQTIHERDKEVIKLKGDFEEATANFNIKHSKIAEEHKKEIEDRNLKIEQLIKEIENHKLILEKNKVEIDSLTAQFNMNTDELKALKEENVRLKQNVNELTEINTNLKNKISSMELEIGELNRQLESTKEKCEELQKSKEKIENEYMNLTGQTTDSNEQFNKLSQHLKDTEKELQDLKDKHRETTNNYGRVEQELKQKIFKIQEDFSNERTELIRSIDENVEKHKIAEQKLQEIEQRVLQVNNRLKELETENDKLLDENTILKQEIESLKIKEQEMIHEFDGTRKKLEVDADKYKEEIALLKAEGASSEVKLIEKVDQLTDAQNDLNNKLEEARKHEDSLQKILDDMTLQMNNEKVQHEKERDQILNELANINTQAGVQKNEEIELKKTLEVKENDIKELKLKLEMLEIDLKSNEEIVVEKDRQMAQINEELTKMTDNKNKIEEQLNNILTESATLKQKYESLLKNSSTEESLLKEQLGQLETLKIEMATMVTEKCNLEAKYKETVLNISKLKENFDQVEVKLKETTEINAELTKLIEEKDNLLKTQSVKIEQDSNELKSVDEEIQKLKNELNSKMTALQEKEEQLNKLNDIVKEGSNDSKQAIEVLERETTELKRKHLHEVESLNNTIKSLQTSLTDQEKQLKELLQSKDKINELQTMLAKSDSDIKQLTNINEAQKLNYEDLNKQLQTQFDEYKKESKLLRHDLKAKVSDYEKELQDSRKKITTELETQNQLQTKLTEADKTILELKEKLELLSVQQTNVGEKDERLEKLTLELQATRNSNTEALQNMEKTLHSLRVDIEQKMALVKEKDSIIVRLQEDLKNFKSKVEISEREKILLQKEISKRNSEIRDKNDNNAMGTLGQGDTAPARSEEDKDMLDGQVNFLNSVIVDMQRKNEQLMARVQALEGSTIANEPPLFNGRKARAVAPRLFCDICDEFDAHDTEDCPKQALPELREAPEPGKKQPPPPRPYCDICEVFGHATENCDEEETF, from the exons ACGGCAGCTCTTCCGACGCAAGAAAGTTTAGCGACGATTCGTCAAGAAAACATTTGTCAG ATTTAATTGAAGTAGAGGAAGACGAAGTCACGAGCAGTCTACCGGACAGACCCCGAATGCATCGCAAAGCCTCCA CTAGTAGCAGGTCGAGTCTGACTTCGATGGACGCGTTATGGGAGAAACATCCGCGGAGGCTCAGCGAGGCCGGCCTCAGACGGTCCTCAG aTCACAGCGTAGTATTAACGGAAGATACCGACAGTTTCATTATTGGGGAGCGAGTTTGGGTTGGAGGAACGAAACCAGGTCAAATTGCGTATATTGGTGAAACACAATTTGCTCCTGGCGACTGGGCGGGAATTGTACTTGATGACCCTATTG GAAAAAATGATGGATCCGTAGCTGGAGTTCGATATTTTCAATGCCCCGAGAAGAGAGGGGTTTTTTCTCGTCTTACTCGATTAACTCGTGAACCACTTGTGTCTCATGCTCCTCATGACGCGTCACCTGTTTCGGATGCAGGAAGCGTTTTTGAAAGGCCACCATCTGGGTCTGCTCGGCAGCAAAGACGCGCCTTATCACCCAATGGAAGTATTCGTAGCATCGTCAGCAGTAAGATGA ATGCTTCAATTTCTACGACTACCGGTGGTGATTTACGTATGGGTGATCGCGTTATTGTCTCTAGTAGCCGTGGAAGCAAGGCTGGCACTCTCCGATATGTGGGTGTTACCGATTTTGCGTCCGGCGTTTGGGCCGGTGTGGAACTTGATGATCCTATTGGAAAGAACGATGGATCTGTAGATGGGAAGAG ATATTTCGAGTGCGCACCACGTTTTGGTTTGTTCGCTCCCATATCGAAGGTTTCTCGGTCTCCGTCCAACCGCAAGCCTGGTGCGTGCGCAATTCATAGCAACGGTCGCGCTACTCCATTGCGGCGATCCAATTCCCGCGAGTCGCTCACGTCTCTCGGCACATCGATCGCATCGTCCCGCGCAGGGGTGAGACTGGGGGTGACGTCGCTGGGTTCTCAG CGTGTCGGAGCTCCGCGAGCCTCTTCCACCCCGGTCTCCGCTAAGAACGCCCTGCAG gaaCTGTTGCGTGAAAAACAACATCATTTGGAGCGACTTATGCGAGAGAGGGAGTTGGAGAGATCTGAAATAGCGAAAGTGTCCCTTCAGGCTGATCGGGCGGAAAACGCGCTTGCGCAAATACAGAAGGAGGCTTCGGAG GCAAATTCTGAAAACGCTAAACTTAAAGCTGAACTTGAAAAGTTGAATAAGTTGTTGGAAGATGAAAAGCAGAAAGTTGAAGATCTTATGTTTAGAAATgaagaagaaaatattaataaagaagaCTATTAT AGATATAAAGAAGCGATGGAG CGCGAAAGAACGGTTCGAGAGAAGCATATTCGTGAGTTGGAAGCAGAAGTTGCATTACAAGCGGCCCGTGCTGAGACTACGGCGAGCGCGCTTCAAGCGCTTGAAGAACAACGAACCGCTGAAATGACAGCTATAGCGGAACAACATAAAGAAGAATTGGTGGCTGCTCAAA CGTTGTCCACAGAATTACAAAAACTTCTAGATGAAGCATATGCGCTGTTAAAGGAAAAAGAGAATGAGAAAGATTCTCTAGGCAGAAGTATGTCGGAAGAATTAACTAAAGTGAAATTGGAATCGGAGAAAGCTCTCCTCGAAGCTAAAACCAAAATGGCTATTTCACAAACTGAGTTCGATACTCAATTATCAGTTTTAACGTCCAAATTGCAGCTTGTAGAATCCAAGCTGGAGACTGAAAAACAAAACGTAGaacgtttaaataaagataatagtCAAATAATTACGGATCTAAATGCTAAGTTGACACAACTTCAAGCTACAGTAGACGATAAAACATTAGAATTAAACAAAG taCTTGGTGCTAGTAAAGAACATGAAGTCaacttaaataaagaaattagtAAGTTAAAAATGGAACTTAGTGctaaaatattagatattgaACAGTTGCAAGATGCAAGATCTAAACAAGACGCTCAGTGTAAATCATTGCATGATGAAATTGAACGCGTAAAAGatgaattaaatactaaaatagcAGAATACGAAAGTGTTCTAAATGAAGCTTCACAacaagaagaaaaaaataaactagagATTTTAAGATTACAACAAGATTTGAGTGCCAAAATGAAGGATTATGATAAACTACTTAATGAATCgaatattacaaatgaaacaaatgaaaaagtgatcaatgaatataaacaGACAATTCATGAACGTGACAAGGAagttatcaaattaaaaggTGACTTTGAAGAAGCGACGgctaatttcaatataaaacatagtaAAATTGCCGaagaacataaaaaagaaatagaagatcgtaatttaaaaatagaacaacTAATCAAAGAAATTGAGAACCACAAGCTGATATTGGAGAAAAACAAAGTTGAAATCGATAGTTTAACCGCGCAATTTAATATGAACACAGATGAATTAAAGGCATTGAAAGAAGAAAACGTAAGGCTTAAACAAAACGTCAACGAATTGACGGAAATTAATACAAACTTGAAAAACAAGATATCATCAATGGAACTGGAAATTGGTGAACTTAACCGTCAATTAGAAAGTACCAAAGAGAAATGCGAAGAATTGCAAAAATCgaaagaaaaaattgaaaatgagtATATGAATCTTACTGGTCAAACAACAGATTCCAATGAACAGTTTAATAAACTATCTCAACACTTGAAAGATACAGAAAAAGAACTTCAGGATCTGAAGGATAAGCACAGAGAAACTACCAATAATTACGGTAGAGTAGAACAAGAGCttaagcaaaaaatatttaaaatacaggaGGACTTTTCCAATGAACGTACAGAATTAATACGATCTATTGATGAGAATGTTGAAAAGCATAAAATTGCTGAACAAAAATTACAGGAAATAGAACAACGTGTGTTACAAGTTAATAATCGTCTTAAAGAACTTGAAACTGAAAACGATAAACTATTAgatgaaaatacaattttgaaaCAAGAAATTGAaagtcttaaaataaaagaacaagAAATGATTCATGAATTTGACGGAACTCGGAAAAAACTTGAAGTAGATGCAGATAAATATAAGGAAGAGATTGCACTTCTGAAGGCAGAAGGTGCTTCATCAGAAGTGAAATTGATTGAAAAAGTAGACCAACTTACCGATGCGCAAAATGACcttaataacaaattagaaGAAGCTAGGAAACATGAGGATTCTCTGCAGAAAATTTTGGATGACATGACGTTACAAATGAACAATGAGAAGGTACAACATGAAAAGGAAAGagatcaaattttaaatgagttaGCAAATATTAACACTCAGGCAGGTGTCCAGAAAAATGAAGAGATAGAATTGAAGAAAACATTAGAAGTAAAAGAGAATGATATAAAAGAGCTCAAACTAAAATTAGAAATGCTTGAGATAGATTTGAAGTCAAATGAAGAAATCGTAGTAGAAAAAGATCGCCAAATGGCTCAAATCAATGAGGAACTTACAAAGATGActgacaataaaaataaaattgaagagcaattaaataatattctcaCTGAGTCTGCGACACTGAAGCAGAAATATGAAAGCCTTCTTAAAAATTCTTCGACGGAAGAATCTTTGTTGAAGGAACAACTTGGACAGTTGGAGACTTTGAAAATAGAAATGGCAACCATGGTTACAGAGAAATGTAATTTGGAAGCCAAATACAAagaaacagttttaaatattagcaaGCTTAAGGAAAATTTTGATCAAGTGGAAGTTAAATTAAAGGAAACAACAGAAATCAACGCTGAACTTACAAAACTCATCGAAGAAAAAGATAACCTATTAAAAACGCAGAGTGTAAAAATTGAACAGGATTCCAACGAACTTAAATCAGTAGATGAAGAAATCcaaaaactgaaaaatgaaCTTAATAGTAAGATGACTGCACTCCAGGAGAAGGAAGAacaacttaataaattaaacgacATTGTAAAAGAGGGATCTAATGACTCAAAACAAGCTATCGAAGTTTTGGAACGAGAAACTACCgagttaaaaagaaaacatttacatGAGGTAGAATCTCTTAATAATACTATCAAAAGTTTACAAACCAGCTTGACGGACcaagaaaaacaattaaaagagTTATTGCAATCAAAAGATAAGATAAACGAATTACAAACAATGCTTGCAAAGTCTGATAGTGACATTAAACAATTAACGAATATTAATGAAGCTCAAAAACTAAACTATGAAGACCTGAACAAACAACTTCAAACACAGTTTGATGAATACAAGAAAGAGAGTAAATTATTAAGACACGACCTTAAAGCTAAAGTGAGTGATTATGAAAAAGAACTTCAAGATTCAAGAAAGAAAATAACCACTGAACTAGAAACCCAAAATCAGctgcaaacaaaattaacagaAGCAGATAAGACTATATTAGAATTAAAGGAGAAGTTAGAATTACTGTCTGTACAACAAACAAATGTCGGTGAAAAAGACGAGAGATTAGAAAAACTTACATTGGAACTACAAGCGACAAGAAACTCCAATACTGAAGCTTTGCAAAATATggaaaaaacattacattcaTTGCGAGTCGATATCGAACAAAAGATGGCACTCGTGAAAGAGAAGGATAGTATTATTGTACGCTTACAAGAAGATCTCAAG AATTTTAAATCGAAAGTAGAAATTTCTGAAAGAGAAAAGATTCTTTTGCAAAAGGAGATTTCTAAACGAAATAGTGAAATACGAGACAAAAACGACAATAATGCGATGGGGACACTGGGACAAGGAGATACTGCGCCTGCACG atcAGAAGAAGATAAGGATATGTTGGACGGTCAAGTGAATTTTTTGAATTCCGTGATCGTAGACATGCAACGAAAGAACGAACAACTGATGGCAAGAGTTCAAGCGCTCGAGGGCAGCACCATTGCTAATGAGCCTCCACTTTT CAACGGGCGCAAAGCGCGGGCAGTGGCGCCGCGTTTGTTCTGCGATATCTGCGACGAGTTCGACGCGCACGACACGGAGGACTGCCCCAAGCAGGCGCTGCCCGAGCTGCGCGAAGCGCCCGAGCCGGGCAAAAAGCAGCCGCCGCCACCAAGGCCTTACTGCGATATATGTGAAG tGTTTGGCCATGCTACGGAAAACTGTGATGAAGAAGAGACCttctaa
- the LOC119834909 gene encoding CAP-Gly domain-containing linker protein 1 isoform X3, with amino-acid sequence MNEKNEPIMEAGGVPPAPSSASSDTASTISTATSTVPRSEASRPTTFSKPSGLKPPSKIGRLCSNSAPKPAVPISPRADGSSSDARKFSDDSSRKHLSDLIEVEEDEVTSSLPDRPRMHRKASTSSRSSLTSMDALWEKHPRRLSEAGLRRSSDHSVVLTEDTDSFIIGERVWVGGTKPGQIAYIGETQFAPGDWAGIVLDDPIGKNDGSVAGVRYFQCPEKRGVFSRLTRLTREPLVSHAPHDASPVSDAGSVFERPPSGSARQQRRALSPNGSIRSIVSSKMNASISTTTGGDLRMGDRVIVSSSRGSKAGTLRYVGVTDFASGVWAGVELDDPIGKNDGSVDGKRYFECAPRFGLFAPISKVSRSPSNRKPGACAIHSNGRATPLRRSNSRESLTSLGTSIASSRAGRVGAPRASSTPVSAKNALQELLREKQHHLERLMRERELERSEIAKVSLQADRAENALAQIQKEASEANSENAKLKAELEKLNKLLEDEKQKVEDLMFRNEEENINKEDYYRYKEAMERERTVREKHIRELEAEVALQAARAETTASALQALEEQRTAEMTAIAEQHKEELVAAQTLSTELQKLLDEAYALLKEKENEKDSLGRSMSEELTKVKLESEKALLEAKTKMAISQTEFDTQLSVLTSKLQLVESKLETEKQNVERLNKDNSQIITDLNAKLTQLQATVDDKTLELNKVLGASKEHEVNLNKEISKLKMELSAKILDIEQLQDARSKQDAQCKSLHDEIERVKDELNTKIAEYESVLNEASQQEEKNKLEILRLQQDLSAKMKDYDKLLNESNITNETNEKVINEYKQTIHERDKEVIKLKGDFEEATANFNIKHSKIAEEHKKEIEDRNLKIEQLIKEIENHKLILEKNKVEIDSLTAQFNMNTDELKALKEENVRLKQNVNELTEINTNLKNKISSMELEIGELNRQLESTKEKCEELQKSKEKIENEYMNLTGQTTDSNEQFNKLSQHLKDTEKELQDLKDKHRETTNNYGRVEQELKQKIFKIQEDFSNERTELIRSIDENVEKHKIAEQKLQEIEQRVLQVNNRLKELETENDKLLDENTILKQEIESLKIKEQEMIHEFDGTRKKLEVDADKYKEEIALLKAEGASSEVKLIEKVDQLTDAQNDLNNKLEEARKHEDSLQKILDDMTLQMNNEKVQHEKERDQILNELANINTQAGVQKNEEIELKKTLEVKENDIKELKLKLEMLEIDLKSNEEIVVEKDRQMAQINEELTKMTDNKNKIEEQLNNILTESATLKQKYESLLKNSSTEESLLKEQLGQLETLKIEMATMVTEKCNLEAKYKETVLNISKLKENFDQVEVKLKETTEINAELTKLIEEKDNLLKTQSVKIEQDSNELKSVDEEIQKLKNELNSKMTALQEKEEQLNKLNDIVKEGSNDSKQAIEVLERETTELKRKHLHEVESLNNTIKSLQTSLTDQEKQLKELLQSKDKINELQTMLAKSDSDIKQLTNINEAQKLNYEDLNKQLQTQFDEYKKESKLLRHDLKAKVSDYEKELQDSRKKITTELETQNQLQTKLTEADKTILELKEKLELLSVQQTNVGEKDERLEKLTLELQATRNSNTEALQNMEKTLHSLRVDIEQKMALVKEKDSIIVRLQEDLKNFKSKVEISEREKILLQKEISKRNSEIRDKNDNNAMGTLGQGDTAPARSEEDKDMLDGQVNFLNSVIVDMQRKNEQLMARVQALEGSTIANEPPLFNGRKARAVAPRLFCDICDEFDAHDTEDCPKQALPELREAPEPGKKQPPPPRPYCDICEVFGHATENCDEEETF; translated from the exons ACGGCAGCTCTTCCGACGCAAGAAAGTTTAGCGACGATTCGTCAAGAAAACATTTGTCAG ATTTAATTGAAGTAGAGGAAGACGAAGTCACGAGCAGTCTACCGGACAGACCCCGAATGCATCGCAAAGCCTCCA CTAGTAGCAGGTCGAGTCTGACTTCGATGGACGCGTTATGGGAGAAACATCCGCGGAGGCTCAGCGAGGCCGGCCTCAGACGGTCCTCAG aTCACAGCGTAGTATTAACGGAAGATACCGACAGTTTCATTATTGGGGAGCGAGTTTGGGTTGGAGGAACGAAACCAGGTCAAATTGCGTATATTGGTGAAACACAATTTGCTCCTGGCGACTGGGCGGGAATTGTACTTGATGACCCTATTG GAAAAAATGATGGATCCGTAGCTGGAGTTCGATATTTTCAATGCCCCGAGAAGAGAGGGGTTTTTTCTCGTCTTACTCGATTAACTCGTGAACCACTTGTGTCTCATGCTCCTCATGACGCGTCACCTGTTTCGGATGCAGGAAGCGTTTTTGAAAGGCCACCATCTGGGTCTGCTCGGCAGCAAAGACGCGCCTTATCACCCAATGGAAGTATTCGTAGCATCGTCAGCAGTAAGATGA ATGCTTCAATTTCTACGACTACCGGTGGTGATTTACGTATGGGTGATCGCGTTATTGTCTCTAGTAGCCGTGGAAGCAAGGCTGGCACTCTCCGATATGTGGGTGTTACCGATTTTGCGTCCGGCGTTTGGGCCGGTGTGGAACTTGATGATCCTATTGGAAAGAACGATGGATCTGTAGATGGGAAGAG ATATTTCGAGTGCGCACCACGTTTTGGTTTGTTCGCTCCCATATCGAAGGTTTCTCGGTCTCCGTCCAACCGCAAGCCTGGTGCGTGCGCAATTCATAGCAACGGTCGCGCTACTCCATTGCGGCGATCCAATTCCCGCGAGTCGCTCACGTCTCTCGGCACATCGATCGCATCGTCCCGCGCAGGG CGTGTCGGAGCTCCGCGAGCCTCTTCCACCCCGGTCTCCGCTAAGAACGCCCTGCAG gaaCTGTTGCGTGAAAAACAACATCATTTGGAGCGACTTATGCGAGAGAGGGAGTTGGAGAGATCTGAAATAGCGAAAGTGTCCCTTCAGGCTGATCGGGCGGAAAACGCGCTTGCGCAAATACAGAAGGAGGCTTCGGAG GCAAATTCTGAAAACGCTAAACTTAAAGCTGAACTTGAAAAGTTGAATAAGTTGTTGGAAGATGAAAAGCAGAAAGTTGAAGATCTTATGTTTAGAAATgaagaagaaaatattaataaagaagaCTATTAT AGATATAAAGAAGCGATGGAG CGCGAAAGAACGGTTCGAGAGAAGCATATTCGTGAGTTGGAAGCAGAAGTTGCATTACAAGCGGCCCGTGCTGAGACTACGGCGAGCGCGCTTCAAGCGCTTGAAGAACAACGAACCGCTGAAATGACAGCTATAGCGGAACAACATAAAGAAGAATTGGTGGCTGCTCAAA CGTTGTCCACAGAATTACAAAAACTTCTAGATGAAGCATATGCGCTGTTAAAGGAAAAAGAGAATGAGAAAGATTCTCTAGGCAGAAGTATGTCGGAAGAATTAACTAAAGTGAAATTGGAATCGGAGAAAGCTCTCCTCGAAGCTAAAACCAAAATGGCTATTTCACAAACTGAGTTCGATACTCAATTATCAGTTTTAACGTCCAAATTGCAGCTTGTAGAATCCAAGCTGGAGACTGAAAAACAAAACGTAGaacgtttaaataaagataatagtCAAATAATTACGGATCTAAATGCTAAGTTGACACAACTTCAAGCTACAGTAGACGATAAAACATTAGAATTAAACAAAG taCTTGGTGCTAGTAAAGAACATGAAGTCaacttaaataaagaaattagtAAGTTAAAAATGGAACTTAGTGctaaaatattagatattgaACAGTTGCAAGATGCAAGATCTAAACAAGACGCTCAGTGTAAATCATTGCATGATGAAATTGAACGCGTAAAAGatgaattaaatactaaaatagcAGAATACGAAAGTGTTCTAAATGAAGCTTCACAacaagaagaaaaaaataaactagagATTTTAAGATTACAACAAGATTTGAGTGCCAAAATGAAGGATTATGATAAACTACTTAATGAATCgaatattacaaatgaaacaaatgaaaaagtgatcaatgaatataaacaGACAATTCATGAACGTGACAAGGAagttatcaaattaaaaggTGACTTTGAAGAAGCGACGgctaatttcaatataaaacatagtaAAATTGCCGaagaacataaaaaagaaatagaagatcgtaatttaaaaatagaacaacTAATCAAAGAAATTGAGAACCACAAGCTGATATTGGAGAAAAACAAAGTTGAAATCGATAGTTTAACCGCGCAATTTAATATGAACACAGATGAATTAAAGGCATTGAAAGAAGAAAACGTAAGGCTTAAACAAAACGTCAACGAATTGACGGAAATTAATACAAACTTGAAAAACAAGATATCATCAATGGAACTGGAAATTGGTGAACTTAACCGTCAATTAGAAAGTACCAAAGAGAAATGCGAAGAATTGCAAAAATCgaaagaaaaaattgaaaatgagtATATGAATCTTACTGGTCAAACAACAGATTCCAATGAACAGTTTAATAAACTATCTCAACACTTGAAAGATACAGAAAAAGAACTTCAGGATCTGAAGGATAAGCACAGAGAAACTACCAATAATTACGGTAGAGTAGAACAAGAGCttaagcaaaaaatatttaaaatacaggaGGACTTTTCCAATGAACGTACAGAATTAATACGATCTATTGATGAGAATGTTGAAAAGCATAAAATTGCTGAACAAAAATTACAGGAAATAGAACAACGTGTGTTACAAGTTAATAATCGTCTTAAAGAACTTGAAACTGAAAACGATAAACTATTAgatgaaaatacaattttgaaaCAAGAAATTGAaagtcttaaaataaaagaacaagAAATGATTCATGAATTTGACGGAACTCGGAAAAAACTTGAAGTAGATGCAGATAAATATAAGGAAGAGATTGCACTTCTGAAGGCAGAAGGTGCTTCATCAGAAGTGAAATTGATTGAAAAAGTAGACCAACTTACCGATGCGCAAAATGACcttaataacaaattagaaGAAGCTAGGAAACATGAGGATTCTCTGCAGAAAATTTTGGATGACATGACGTTACAAATGAACAATGAGAAGGTACAACATGAAAAGGAAAGagatcaaattttaaatgagttaGCAAATATTAACACTCAGGCAGGTGTCCAGAAAAATGAAGAGATAGAATTGAAGAAAACATTAGAAGTAAAAGAGAATGATATAAAAGAGCTCAAACTAAAATTAGAAATGCTTGAGATAGATTTGAAGTCAAATGAAGAAATCGTAGTAGAAAAAGATCGCCAAATGGCTCAAATCAATGAGGAACTTACAAAGATGActgacaataaaaataaaattgaagagcaattaaataatattctcaCTGAGTCTGCGACACTGAAGCAGAAATATGAAAGCCTTCTTAAAAATTCTTCGACGGAAGAATCTTTGTTGAAGGAACAACTTGGACAGTTGGAGACTTTGAAAATAGAAATGGCAACCATGGTTACAGAGAAATGTAATTTGGAAGCCAAATACAAagaaacagttttaaatattagcaaGCTTAAGGAAAATTTTGATCAAGTGGAAGTTAAATTAAAGGAAACAACAGAAATCAACGCTGAACTTACAAAACTCATCGAAGAAAAAGATAACCTATTAAAAACGCAGAGTGTAAAAATTGAACAGGATTCCAACGAACTTAAATCAGTAGATGAAGAAATCcaaaaactgaaaaatgaaCTTAATAGTAAGATGACTGCACTCCAGGAGAAGGAAGAacaacttaataaattaaacgacATTGTAAAAGAGGGATCTAATGACTCAAAACAAGCTATCGAAGTTTTGGAACGAGAAACTACCgagttaaaaagaaaacatttacatGAGGTAGAATCTCTTAATAATACTATCAAAAGTTTACAAACCAGCTTGACGGACcaagaaaaacaattaaaagagTTATTGCAATCAAAAGATAAGATAAACGAATTACAAACAATGCTTGCAAAGTCTGATAGTGACATTAAACAATTAACGAATATTAATGAAGCTCAAAAACTAAACTATGAAGACCTGAACAAACAACTTCAAACACAGTTTGATGAATACAAGAAAGAGAGTAAATTATTAAGACACGACCTTAAAGCTAAAGTGAGTGATTATGAAAAAGAACTTCAAGATTCAAGAAAGAAAATAACCACTGAACTAGAAACCCAAAATCAGctgcaaacaaaattaacagaAGCAGATAAGACTATATTAGAATTAAAGGAGAAGTTAGAATTACTGTCTGTACAACAAACAAATGTCGGTGAAAAAGACGAGAGATTAGAAAAACTTACATTGGAACTACAAGCGACAAGAAACTCCAATACTGAAGCTTTGCAAAATATggaaaaaacattacattcaTTGCGAGTCGATATCGAACAAAAGATGGCACTCGTGAAAGAGAAGGATAGTATTATTGTACGCTTACAAGAAGATCTCAAG AATTTTAAATCGAAAGTAGAAATTTCTGAAAGAGAAAAGATTCTTTTGCAAAAGGAGATTTCTAAACGAAATAGTGAAATACGAGACAAAAACGACAATAATGCGATGGGGACACTGGGACAAGGAGATACTGCGCCTGCACG atcAGAAGAAGATAAGGATATGTTGGACGGTCAAGTGAATTTTTTGAATTCCGTGATCGTAGACATGCAACGAAAGAACGAACAACTGATGGCAAGAGTTCAAGCGCTCGAGGGCAGCACCATTGCTAATGAGCCTCCACTTTT CAACGGGCGCAAAGCGCGGGCAGTGGCGCCGCGTTTGTTCTGCGATATCTGCGACGAGTTCGACGCGCACGACACGGAGGACTGCCCCAAGCAGGCGCTGCCCGAGCTGCGCGAAGCGCCCGAGCCGGGCAAAAAGCAGCCGCCGCCACCAAGGCCTTACTGCGATATATGTGAAG tGTTTGGCCATGCTACGGAAAACTGTGATGAAGAAGAGACCttctaa